The genomic stretch ttgtatctttttacAGGTTACAGCGTCTGCTTGGATAAATGACTTGAGAAATCAGATTGAGCAGACAAGAATTCTTAGCACTGTCTATCGTTCTGCTTCAGCTTTGGGATCACGGCTTCCCTCCATTGCCAGTGCAAAAGCAAAAGTTGCTGGGGCGGGGGCGATTCTACGCCCTGTTTCCAATGGTACACAGgtaaccttttttctttttaatgtaGTTTTGTTTCGCATTGTGTTCTTGTCCTTTCACAACCTGCTTGTAATCAACCAAATACCACTTCTAATATGTGTCATGTCTTGTGACATTCTTGTTATAGAAGCTTTCAACTGTGTAATTTGGCGGTTGGAACTTGGAATCTGTATTCCTCTTCTACTTAATCATTTGATTAGCTTGTGAAACTTTCTGACTTCACAGGTTGTTATGAGAAGAGCCCAGAGCATGGCTCAGGCAGCATGGACTCGTCCTTCCCTTGGCTTGTCATCATGGTCGTGCATGGCTCCTCGTCACCGAGCCTCAGCTGCTCATTCAAACTCAAATGATGAAGGAAGTTCTGGAGGATCCTATGGTGGCAACACAGAGACTTCTGACCCTCTTCTTACACCCCCCAAGAGAACCACAAGCTCAACTGCCATTGAAACCATTGACCTTCCTGTATCTTCATCTGTAGGAATGGAATGGACTTCAGAGATTGATTGTTCTTATTCTGATAGAATGCGTCAAGATGCTGATGGTGATGTCGGTGATGAGCGTGAGGGGCTCACAGACCATGATAGACATGAAGACCGGATGACTGAAGTTGAATTGTGGCAACAACTTGAGCATGAGCTTTATGATAGAACAGAAGGTGAGGATGGCGATGTGGTAAATGAAATAAGGAATGCGGAAAATGAAataagggaagaagaagaagccgcAATTGCAGAGGCTAGTGATGGTCGGCCAGAGAGCTCTGCTCCTGACATGAAGGAAGCACATAGATTTTTTCCTGCAGGGAAAATCATGCATATTGTTACCGTTCACCATGGTGGTGCTGATAGTGAAAGCGGTGGCCCTAGCTTGAGTGGATTGGGCAATGAGCAGCCAGAAGAGACCAGGGTTGGTATTTTCCTTACTTCAAGATCTCTGTACAGTAAGCTGAGGTTGTCACAAACCATGATTAGTGATCACTTCATGCCGGTATATAGAAGGCAGATTGAGAAGTTAATTAAAGAACTTGAGGAAGAAATGGCTTCCAACGGAGAGGTGGTATTATAGGGAGATACACATTGGAATAACAATTTGTCTATACACTCTGCACCGGACTTGGATTTTTACCTCCATCAATTTTGAATCTGAGCTGCATAGAGACGGTAATCCTCCTTCATTTGCTTTGCTGCAATTTGGGAAGAATGGTGATGGCTTTGATGCCGCGAATTTCAAATCGAGGAACCTGGTGGATGAACCTGTATGCAGTTGCAAAAATCCTCGTCTTCTGTAAATTAGTTGAGGTGCTACACTTGAtttctctgttttttctttttccttcattaAACTAAGGTGGTAGGCGACTTTTAACATCTCTCTGTTTGTTGAACTTGTGGGTTAAACTCTCTGCTTTTTGTGCGCCCTGATCGACATTAGTTTCTTTAGTTGTAAGAGAGAGGGTTCCATGGCACGGGTAAGTTTTTCTTCACATGGCATTGTGCGATTGGCATGAGATGCCACGGTGGCTGTGTGCCGTGCCATGGAAATTACTCTCTAGCTTTTAAGGCAATGCACTCAGAGTTTCCCATCTTAATTTTGTTAGAGAAATTTTAAACATCTTCCTTATGACATCAGTATGCAAATATGGGAATGtaagttttggttttttttttttttttttttttttttttctctatgttGCCAAAATTTGCTGATTTTCTATTAAATGTTCCCTTTAAACATTTATGGATGATTGACAATGGTAATGttatttaaacacataaaactCGATAAATCATAAATTAGTTACTTTGTGCACTAATCAAACAAAAGTTATTTTCTTGTAAAGCTAAATTATCGAGGTATGAGGAATTGGAGTTCCACGTCGAATGCAACCCTTTCCGGCTCAAATATCATGACAACTTgcatcataatttaattaattaattaaataactaGCTTTGTTTGCTTTTGGTGTTATATCTAATAAAGGTTCATATATTAATGAATACAAGGCCAACCTTGACGATATATAATAATGCACATAGATTTACCACTTGTCCAAGGAACTTGCTATTAACACTACCACGATTTTGAACTTGTGCTATGTAACTCCTAGTAGTAATCACAAAGACCCACTTTATATACATTAAAAGAagctattttatattttgtggtCCGTTTATTTTTGTCTTTCGTTTGTATGTTACAGAGAAAATAGGCGGGACAAAATGAGGGATGAAGAATggtaaaaaagaaataaaagaaatgcATGCGGAATGTATAAtgaatgaaaactaaaatctaaaattacttttaatttgttttcacattcaaaattttgcttcattcattcttcttcatttctcttcATGCCCCAAGCCGTTCATATTCATCTCTCTTTTCAAAATACATTCTCacagaatgatcaaaatgattaataggacaatctcagggatcatttctatcaattttaaatcttaaagaccaaagtgaggagttactacaatctcaaggactattttcgttaaaaaaaaacttctttttgtacactcatgtttaatttgtatttgatttattcattctgataataaaaaataaagaaacttgtgttaaatataaaaatagtgtGTAACTTCCATTTCTCAAAATAAACCATACATATCTATGTGTTTGATTATTAATATTTGATGAGTCACTATCTAAGCTCACATCATCGGATCGTCTCCAAGGATCTTTgagtttttgttaattaatttatattaagGGCTGTAATTTATACATGATCATGCATTTGATTTCTCTGTCGAGATCGATTAGTTAAAAGCACGTTGcaaaaataacaaagaaagGGTCTTGCAGCCcctgaaagaaaacaaaaataagccAAAATCATCAAAGGCAATGGTTTGGAATGATGCATGCAACCACATTTTGGGAGTCGGTTTACTAGCTATATATATAGCTTTTGGTCGAGTACTAATTAGACGCAAATTCTAGTTGGACTTGAACCTTTTATTCATGGTTAAAAACTTACGCTTCTTTATCACGTAAATACAATTAGAGGGGGAAAACCGAACACATAAATTCAACTTTCAAGTGCATGAACGATCGCTTTTATTCACTTGCGTGCGATGCagtttcttatgcatttatttttaaagaacAAATACTTACGAGCAAAAGGAAACAATAAAGCATAGGGAAATTGAAATACTCATGTCCTTGGCTTGGTTCTTTTGTCAAATTAAGGATACATGGCCATGTCTCTCTGTTGAGTTTTTGAAGGGTTCTCAACCAGAAATTCTAAATCGattcaatataaaataatttgacgttggaaaataaaaaagaaagtattttaggatttgatttaattagtgattttatatgatttaattagggttttgatttagTTTAGGTTTCCTTGTCTTGTAGACAAAggattgttttgatttatttcctaGTATTGCTTCTTTGTAATCTTATAAATACCTCCATATGGAGAAGAATAAATTATTGAAGTAGTATTTTGAGAATTGTAAGATTGTAGAGAATTCTAATCAATCCTAAACTCTTTATTTTCAACTTGGTATCATAGCAAAGTTTGATTCTCGATTGAACTTTGTTGTTAGCGCTTCCTTGTGGGTGTATGAATCTAATTTTCTTCGTGCACCCACATGCCATGAACCTGAGGGTGAGAATTGTCTACAATTGTTAGAAGAAGATAATTTTCCCCTGCcatgaagaagagaaaaaatgatggaaaaaaaagaaagagaataaaGATATAAAAAAGAGGCGTTAGTTTTAGTTTGGTGGTTGGGACTTCCGAAAAGAGGCGTTAGTTTTAGTTTGGCTTTCGGAAAGATTAGCGTTTGTTCCAACTGGACTTTCGAAAAGATGCGTTGGTTCCAACATATCAAGAGATTTATTTATTGGGCTTTTGAAAAAAGATGTTAGTTTCAATTGGGCTTTCAAAAATATTAGCGCTAGTTCCAGTTGAGCGTTTGAAAAGAGGCGTTAGTTCCGAGGATTATGATTTGTTCGTTGGGCTTTCGAAAAGAGACATATGTTCTAGTttggttttcgaaaagattaGCACTAGTTCCAACTGAGCATTCGAAAATAGGAGTTAATTCTGATGGATTGTAATTTGTTGAGCCTTCAAAAAAATTGGCGTTAGTTTCAGCGTATCAATGAAGATTTCCTTCTTGGCAAACTCATGATTTCACATCATGAGTTTAAGGGggtgttggaaaataaaaaggaaaatattttaagatttgatttaattagtgattttatatgatttaattagggttttgatttagtctaggtttccttgtcttgtagacaaataattgttttgatttatttcctaGTATTATTTCTTTGTAATCTTATAAATACCTCCTTATAGAGAAGAATAGATTATTGAAGTAGTATTTTGAGAATTGTAAGATTGTAGAGAATTCTAATATATCATAAAccctttattttcaacttttgataGCTGTGTATTGCTGCAGGCATCTAATACGACATTTGCTTTCCTTTATAATCCACCATTATGGTAGGTTAAAGCAATccaattaaaaacattttaactacatcaaaagaaaagcaaaagatcATGATTCATGAAGTAAAGAAATTTCACAAGAGTAATGATTTTACCAAACAGTACTTAAAGGCTTCTATCTTTGATAAGACTGTTTAcaattttaaagcattttgacaataaaaatggatgataattttttttattttgttcaagttGAAGATTACTTATAAAGAAAAGTTATCCCTTTTAATTCTACTATTTTTAGGAGAACTAGTAATGATATTTTTTCTTCGAGTAATCTTGAAAATATCTTCAATGTAATGAATAGTCTTATTCAAATTAATAGTTCACATTAAACCGGGCCAAAGAGCCACGACACACGGGAGACAACAacctcaaaaattaaaaacaaaatcatgcaataacaaagaattaaaaattgTAAATTGATTATATCTCAACCGGAGAAATACATATTAAAATGGTGATCATGAGCAatcaatgaaagaaaaattggcaATTAAAATGGAAAGGGATCGTCTTCGGATCTATTCCATCTAATCTTTCTCGTCAAATAATTTggatccttaaaatttgataaaacGCTTAAAAATATAAGCctactttaaagttataataattttaaccgttggattaaatttcaaaagtccgaattgtttgatgaggagAATTAGATGGAagagatgatccctttccaaTTAAAATGATAACTATGACCCACCTGGATAATTTACCAACATGATTAGTGTGCAACACGTAAGTGCTGACTATGCTGCCCTGTCACGATTTCATATAAGGTAATCACCACGTCATCCACAGGAGATAGGGATGCCAGTTGGCTTTTGGTTGACCTAATTGAACATGACGTGTCCATTCAACAAAACCCAAAGAGATACAAATATATGCTGATAATAACCTTAACATTGTTTaagaaagaaatcaaattaataAACTCTTCTTTTTACTAATTAGGATCCAATGAACATAAACCAATAGGGGTATTGCATGAATTAGCAGATCTAGAATTCTAATACATTATGTGGTCATAATCAAGGTACGCTAGGCGCTCGGGTGTGATAGGCTAGGACCTCGAGCCTATGTGCCTAGAATGGATCTAGACGGAATAAACGAATTTacgtaaatttattatatatcatataaataagtgtctacttACGCTTAAAAACTATATTGATATTGAGAATTTGAGTTTGGTTTACTATTTAACatataacatataaaatattataacttTTGCTTTAGTACTTTAGTGAATTTGATGATATGA from Pyrus communis chromosome 7, drPyrComm1.1, whole genome shotgun sequence encodes the following:
- the LOC137739469 gene encoding uncharacterized protein; translation: MATATMATAAGAAALLYYTLNRKLQSPTSDGDDDENGGGGVPNHAPLGIERVSHRLIQAPATWLETISTLSETLRFTYSETLGKWPIGDLAFGISFLLKRQGNLHVHGVFGGIDSQQLKGSQIIAELKYLLNLLTLCWHFSKKPFPLFLEETGYSEENVLLQEPKAGILKPAFTILVDHNEKCFLLLIRGTHSIKDTLTAATGAIVPFHHSVVHEGGVSNLVLGYAHCGMVAAARWIAKLAKPCLLKALEEYPDYELKIVGHSLGGGTAALLTYILREQKELSTTTCVTFAPAACMTWELAESGGRFITSVVNGADLVPTFSAASVDDLRAEVTASAWINDLRNQIEQTRILSTVYRSASALGSRLPSIASAKAKVAGAGAILRPVSNGTQVVMRRAQSMAQAAWTRPSLGLSSWSCMAPRHRASAAHSNSNDEGSSGGSYGGNTETSDPLLTPPKRTTSSTAIETIDLPVSSSVGMEWTSEIDCSYSDRMRQDADGDVGDEREGLTDHDRHEDRMTEVELWQQLEHELYDRTEGEDGDVVNEIRNAENEIREEEEAAIAEASDGRPESSAPDMKEAHRFFPAGKIMHIVTVHHGGADSESGGPSLSGLGNEQPEETRVGIFLTSRSLYSKLRLSQTMISDHFMPVYRRQIEKLIKELEEEMASNGEVVL